GAGGTGCTGCTCACGGAAACCCAGCGGCTGCCGGGACTCGACGGCCGCAAGATGAGCAAGAGCTACGACAACTCGGTGCTGCTGTCGGACCCGCCGGAGACCATCGACCGCAAGCTCAGCCGCATGGTGACCGACACGGCGCGTGCCCGGCGCACCGATCCGGGTGAGCCGGAGAAGTGTCCGGCCTTCAACCTGCACAAGATCTACTGCACCCCGGAAGAGATCCAGGAGGTGTCGGAGGGATGCCGCAGCGCCGGCATCGGCTGCCTGGACTGCAAGAAGGTGATGATCCGTCACGTCGTCGACGACCTCGCCCCGTTCCGGGAGAAGAAGGCGGAGTACGAGAAACATCCGGACGACATCCGCGACGTGATCGCGGAAGGGAATCGAGTGGCCGGCGCTCAGGCCGCCGCCACCATGAGCGAGGTGCGTTCGGCATTGACGCTCTGATGACCGCGCCCCCGGCCGGGGGTGCGGCACGGACTCATCGCGGGGTGCGCGCGAGGCTAGGGCCCCACCATGGCGGTACACGTCCAACTGAAGATCTACGAAGGCCCGCTGGACCTGCTGCTCCACCTCATCCGGAAGAATGAGCTCAGCATCGTCGACATCCCCATCGCGTCCATCACCGAGCAGTACCTCGCCGCGCTGGAGCTGATGCAGGGTCTCAACCTCGACCTGTCCGGCGAGTACCTGGTGATGGCGGCCACGCTCCTCCACATCAAGTCCAAGACCTTGCTCCCGCCGGAGGAGGAGGAAGACGACGACGATGACGAGGGCCTCGACAGCCGCGACGCGCTGGTCCGGCGCCTGCTGGAGTACGAGCGCTTCAAGAACGCGGCACGGGAACTGGAAGATCGCGACATTCTGAACCGCGACGTGTTCGCGCGCCAGGGGCGGTCCGCTCCGGTCACGGAGGTCAGCTTCGAGCAGCTTTCCGTGTTCGACCTGGTATCCGCGCTGCAAAAGGTGCTGGAGCGGTTCCCGGGACCGTCGGTGCACACCGTGGTGCGGGAAACGGCGTCCGTGCGCCAGCGCATGACGCATATCCTCGATTCACTGCACCGCCGGTCATCGGTGCAATTCCACGAGTTGTTCGACGCGGCGCGCTCGCGCATGGACGTGGTGGTCACTTTTCTGGCGCTGCTGGAGCTCATCCGCATCCGTGCCGTGCACGCGGTGCAGAAGGAGCGCCTCGGTCCCATCGTGATGGAGCCCATGCTGTCTCTCTCCGAGGCCAGCGCGGTCCTGGAGGTGGATGTGAGGGGAGATGAGTATGGAGAGTGATCGACTCAGGGGGGTTCTCGAGAGCCTCCTCTTCGCCGCGGACGGGCCGGTGTCCGCGGAGCGGCTGCGGGACGCCGTGGGCGAGGTGCCGCGCAAGGAGATCATCGATGCGCTCGAAGCCCTGCGGCACGAATACGAGCACACGGGCCGCGGCCTGCGCGTGGCGGAGGTGGCCAACGGCTACCAGTTGCGCACCGCCAGAGAGCACGCCGAATTCGTGCGCCGGCTCACCGCGGTCAAGCCCGCGCGCATGAGCCGGGCCAACCTGGAGACCCTGGCGATCATCGCTTACAGGCAGCCCGTGACGCGCGCGGAGATCGAGGAAATCCGCGGCGTCAACGTCGACGGCGTCGTGTCCACGCTGCTGGAGCGCCGCATGATCCGCATCGTGGCGCGCAAGGACGTCGCCGGCAAGCCGTTTCTCTACGGCACCACCCGCGAGTTCCT
The window above is part of the Deltaproteobacteria bacterium genome. Proteins encoded here:
- the scpB gene encoding SMC-Scp complex subunit ScpB, producing the protein MESDRLRGVLESLLFAADGPVSAERLRDAVGEVPRKEIIDALEALRHEYEHTGRGLRVAEVANGYQLRTAREHAEFVRRLTAVKPARMSRANLETLAIIAYRQPVTRAEIEEIRGVNVDGVVSTLLERRMIRIVARKDVAGKPFLYGTTREFLEAFNLKDLAGLPTLEEMEDMTQALRGAEAAELFPEEGVTEDDLSDARPVNIAETAGESPGDAGAESAGFPDPEEPTRG
- a CDS encoding segregation/condensation protein A, which translates into the protein MAVHVQLKIYEGPLDLLLHLIRKNELSIVDIPIASITEQYLAALELMQGLNLDLSGEYLVMAATLLHIKSKTLLPPEEEEDDDDDEGLDSRDALVRRLLEYERFKNAARELEDRDILNRDVFARQGRSAPVTEVSFEQLSVFDLVSALQKVLERFPGPSVHTVVRETASVRQRMTHILDSLHRRSSVQFHELFDAARSRMDVVVTFLALLELIRIRAVHAVQKERLGPIVMEPMLSLSEASAVLEVDVRGDEYGE